AAGGTCGTTGGCAGAACTACCTGACTCATTTCCAATATCATTATCGTAACAGGCACCAATAAATACGTCTTTCAGAGTATCATTAGATATATTTTTTACTTTCCAGAGAAGGAATGTGATATCTTTTAGACCGGGAACATCAAACTGGTAAGTCCACTGATCAACTAGAATACCTAAGGGTCTTGAACCAGACTCTTGCCTGCTTGGATTGAGGTCGGTAAACCTCGTGTAAGAATCAAGAGTGGAGAGAACATAGTTTACCATGTCGCCGGATTCAGTTACTTCCTTAATCGGCCAGCCATAACCAGCGTTATCTGAGTTTGAAAGGTAAACCCTCGCCTGAGGATCAGATAAAGCTTTTGCATAATCCGTATAGTCAGGTTCATCAATTATAGTATCCCTTTTAATCCAAGTCGGTACAAGGGCAGGTGTACCTTCCGACTGACCGCTGTTCGGGTTGTAGAAGAAAGTAACAACGGTATCCCACTTTGCTTGATTGTTCGGATTTCTTTTTAGCGCGCCAACCCACACACCTGCTCCATAAATGTAAGTCTCATTCCTTCTCACTCTTGGCCACCATCCGCCAGAACCACCCTGCACTATATTGTGTGCAAAAGTTCCATAATTGGTGATATACATGCAAAGTTCGGAACCATCAAGCACAGCGTAATCGTAGATCTTTGCGCCAGTCACATTGCTTGCAGGGCGGGCATAAAGAACGCCCACCAACATCATCACGATTAAAGATAGTCTTTTGGCGAACTTCATCTAAATACCTCCTTAGAATCTAAAGACAAAGCCAAACCTTAGCTGAATAGGGTTACCAAAGTGCGCTGGAGTTGCGAGAAAGTCTTTAAGAGCGAGGAGGTAAGATTTATACCGCTCTTCAGGAGTTAAAACACCATCACCATTAAGATCGTTGAGAGGATTATAGCCCTGTTCGCCAAGGTGGATTTCCTCTGTTCCGAATTGAGAAACCGTGACAGTTCTTGCCGAACCATCATCATCAGGAAGGCCAGTAGTTGAGTATACACCTACCACGTTCTTAATGTTAAAGATGTTGAAGCCTTCAAATCTGAGTTCTATAGTTTTTCCGAATACTTCAATACCCTTAGATATTGTGAGGTCAGTGTTATGAGTCCATGGGGTCCGTTCTGAGTTTATATCACCTACAATGTTTCCACGAAGGTCCCTTGGAGTATAGGGCGTTCCACTCTGAGAGCTGTGTACGAGCGTAATATTCATATTACCAAGGATGCCATATGGACCAAGCCCTTTTGGAGTTGAATAATTGAAGCTTGCGTTAATTGTGTGCCTGCGATCATGGGCAAGAGGCACTATACTGGATGGACATGCTGCGGGCTCTCCAGTAATCGGATCGATTCCGATTGTCTGATAATAAAGATTTTCGTAAGCTTCAAATGGGTCAGACTCTGTACCCTCAGCAAACTGAAGGGTGTAAGAAAGCCTGAAATTCATGTTCTTTTGCATTAACTGATAAGTAAACTCAACACCCTTTGAGTTTCCATAAGCTGCATTTGTGTAGATATAGAAAGACATAGGGACTGCTTTTATCTTACGAGAACCAACCCAGTTGTAAATATCTCTGTAAAAGGCGGTAATATCAATTGCAGAGAAGTCATTAAGCTGGTTTGCTATTCCAACTTCAAAAGCTATCTGCTTTTCGGCATTCAAATCAGGGTTCCCCACCAGCTGATTACCACGAGACATAATTTCATCAATATTCATATGAGTTGAAGAGTAGAAGTATTCAAGTGGCGGAGTCTGGAAGAAGTAGCCATATGCAAAGTGTAACACCTGCCTTTCTGTTACTGGATGGGATATGCCCAACCTTGGAGACAACTGCCATTTGGGCTTCACCTCTTTGGGAATAGTATCTTCTGGAGTTATTGTGTAAACATCATTTGGACCAAGCCCTGCAACGCTTACATAGTAAGTTTTCTTAGGATTGATGTAGTCAAACCTTAAACCTGCATTCACAACAAGGCCTTCAAATTCCATTTTATCCTGCACGTATGCAGCTGCCTGATAGGGCTTGGTTTTGTAAACATCTAAGAATGGGTTTGCATCCCATGGCAGTGAGTTGTGGTAGTAGTCGATGTCATGCCTTCTAAGCTCGACTCCTGTCTTGAACTCATGGTATTTGTTTGCCTGCCATGTGAGGTCCCATTTAAAGCTGTAAGTCTGCTCAATTCTTCTGTGAAGTACGCGGTAATCACCAGTGTGTATGAAATTAACATGAGCCTGGTCACCAACACCCCACGGGTTACCCGGACCAAAGTTATACATGTAATAACCGGGAATTATAACTTTGCTCTCCGGTGGATCGGGGATGTATCCGATGAATCTGTAATCAGAGAAAAGTTCGTCTATCTTCCTTGAATAAAGAAGTTTTTTCACATTAGGCAGATATTTGTCAAACCAGTAAGGTTGATAATTGGGATCAAGAATGCCTCTTCTTGCCCTTGAATAGAAGTACCCAAGGTTCAACGTGTAGAAGAGGTTGTTCCTTAAAATGTGATTTATCGTTAAAGTGGTCTGATAGCGCCTATCCAGGTTAACCCTGTTTCTCCACTGACGATACTTGAAACGCTGATCATTGTCATAGTGATATGTTTGACTTTGTTCCTTTGCCATGTTTCCAGCCAAGAACACCTTCAGATTCTGAAGGGGAAGGAAGGTAATTTTACCCTGCAAATAATAAGCCTGCATTGCAGAATGTGGAAGGAGGTAAGGATGGTTTGTAAAGTAATCTTTCCAATATTTTGCCATTTCATAGTAATCTTTCCAGTAAGGCTTCACTGCATAGTTTGGAGTAGTATCAGCTTCAGGTTTGTACCACCAGACCTTGCCTGTATCAACAAAAGCTCTGAATTCATCTGTACCTATTTCGTAAGCCTTTAAGATAGGATACCATTCATCATCCTTAGGTATATAATTAAAGGCAGGAGCGCCATCCCTCCAGTAGGTCTCCCCTGAGAAAAAGTATCTTACCTTCTTGTTTGTTCTTGGAACTGGCCCCCCGATAGTGAATGTGGTTCTGGTAGCTCCATAGCTCAATTTTTCAGGCAATATCTCATCGGTTCTGATCGTTAAATCCCCTGATGTCTTGGTTCCACCTTCTCTTGTAACGACATTGATAACACCGGAGAGTGCCTGACCATACTCTGCGTTGAAACCACCCGTAATAAGTGACATTTCCTGAATAGCAGAAGTGTTTATGTAACCATAGAAGGTACCATAGACTGGCGAGTTAATGAGCATACCATCAACGTAGTAAGCTACTTCGTCGTCTCTACCACCTCTTACGATATTTACACCAGTAACTCCAGCCTGCATCTGAATAGCTGCTTGGAAGTTGGTATAAGGCAATTGAGCAATATCCTCTTGGCTAACCACTCTACGGGTCTCTGTAGCGGTTCTCTCAACCAATTCCCTCTGAGCAGTGACAACAATCTCCTCTGTCTTAATTGCTGTTGAGGTGAGGTAAAAGTTTACATTTGTAGTTAAGTCTGCCTTCACAACGACATCAGAAATTTCCTGTGGATTGTAGCCTATCATGGATGCTCTGAGGGTATAAACGCCCGGTGGTATATTGATGAGATAGTAGTATCCATCGAGGTCGGTAGAGGTACCTATTTTGGTACCAACAATCACCACGTTTGCGCCGGGTAGGGGGTCTCCTGTCTCCTTGTCAAACACCCTACCGGCTATCTTTCCCGTTGTGCCAGCATAAAGGGTACCTAAGGTTACTACCCCTGCCAGCACAACATACAGCGCCCTCCTTATTGACATTGGGCTACCCTCCTTTTGGTTTCGCTTACTCTAACAGATATCATCATCTCAACTGGAATCTAACGGGGACCAACACTTTACAAGCTACTGGTCTATCCTGCTGAATTGCAGGAGTAAATTCAAATTGCATTACCGCCTCAATAGCGGCGTCGTTAAATATGGGATTATCGGTTTTTGCAACTGTAGCACTCCTCACCTTACCATCAGGTCCAATGATTGCAAGGACCCAAACCAACCCTTCAATCCCAGCCTTTCGAGCAAGCTCAGGATATTTAGGGGGAACAGTCTTTTTATATTGAGGCTTTACTTCTACGACGGCATAGTCGTAAACAGTGGTGTCTGCTGCTGGTGGGGGAGCTTCAAGCTCACTGAACACGGTGGTTGGTGCAATCTCTACCTCTTCGGCTTCCTCTCCTTCTCCCGTAGTGCTCTCAGTTACCTGAACCGTAACCTTAGGTTTAGGTGGGGGTGGCGCTTCAATTTCCTTAGCAACTTCTATGCCAGCAGCCTCAACATAAGTGCTTTCAACTTGCTTTGGCTGATAAGGAGTGACACTAATCCCTCTCACACTCAAAAAGAGTATCAAAAGAATAAATTCAGCAAGAAAAACACTTCTTGCAAGATTGTCTGGATACTCATCCATCAACTCACTGGATTTAACAAATTTTCTCTTTTCAACTTCTGCCATATTAAATCACCCCCTAACCTTTCTTGAACTCCGTAGCAAAAATCACTCTGAAAGCCTTCGCATCGCGTAATGCCTCAAGTACCTGATCAACGTAGTCGTATTTGACTCTCTTATCTGCTTTTATATAAGCAACAGTTCCGGGATTTTCAAGAACCTTTAGTTTAAATCTGGCAGTGACACCATCCGGATCTACAAGAAAGTCATCAACAGAAATTTGGCCTTTTGAGTTTATGTAAATTCGTGCAAGATTTTCCGTTTTAACTATCCTCTCTGTTGCTCGAGCTTCCGGTAGCAAAACCTTAAACCCTATCTCTTTTCTGAACTTCGTAGAGACAAGGAAGAATAATAAAAGGAGAAAGGCGATATCAGACATTGAAGCTGTAGGAATGTTTGTTCTTGTAGCCACTTTTTGTTTTAAACGCATTTTTCAGCCTCCAGCTTTAATACTAGCCAGTGAAACCGCTTTTGCTTCCGGAATTAGCTTAATTACATCAAAAACCTCAATCATCTTTTCGTATGGAGCCTCAACATTAGTTCTAATAATTATCAATGGGTCTTTGCCTTCGTGTTTCGCTTTGTATTCTGAAATCCTATTCTCAATCTTTTCCTTTA
This genomic stretch from bacterium harbors:
- a CDS encoding TonB-dependent receptor, producing MSIRRALYVVLAGVVTLGTLYAGTTGKIAGRVFDKETGDPLPGANVVIVGTKIGTSTDLDGYYYLINIPPGVYTLRASMIGYNPQEISDVVVKADLTTNVNFYLTSTAIKTEEIVVTAQRELVERTATETRRVVSQEDIAQLPYTNFQAAIQMQAGVTGVNIVRGGRDDEVAYYVDGMLINSPVYGTFYGYINTSAIQEMSLITGGFNAEYGQALSGVINVVTREGGTKTSGDLTIRTDEILPEKLSYGATRTTFTIGGPVPRTNKKVRYFFSGETYWRDGAPAFNYIPKDDEWYPILKAYEIGTDEFRAFVDTGKVWWYKPEADTTPNYAVKPYWKDYYEMAKYWKDYFTNHPYLLPHSAMQAYYLQGKITFLPLQNLKVFLAGNMAKEQSQTYHYDNDQRFKYRQWRNRVNLDRRYQTTLTINHILRNNLFYTLNLGYFYSRARRGILDPNYQPYWFDKYLPNVKKLLYSRKIDELFSDYRFIGYIPDPPESKVIIPGYYMYNFGPGNPWGVGDQAHVNFIHTGDYRVLHRRIEQTYSFKWDLTWQANKYHEFKTGVELRRHDIDYYHNSLPWDANPFLDVYKTKPYQAAAYVQDKMEFEGLVVNAGLRFDYINPKKTYYVSVAGLGPNDVYTITPEDTIPKEVKPKWQLSPRLGISHPVTERQVLHFAYGYFFQTPPLEYFYSSTHMNIDEIMSRGNQLVGNPDLNAEKQIAFEVGIANQLNDFSAIDITAFYRDIYNWVGSRKIKAVPMSFYIYTNAAYGNSKGVEFTYQLMQKNMNFRLSYTLQFAEGTESDPFEAYENLYYQTIGIDPITGEPAACPSSIVPLAHDRRHTINASFNYSTPKGLGPYGILGNMNITLVHSSQSGTPYTPRDLRGNIVGDINSERTPWTHNTDLTISKGIEVFGKTIELRFEGFNIFNIKNVVGVYSTTGLPDDDGSARTVTVSQFGTEEIHLGEQGYNPLNDLNGDGVLTPEERYKSYLLALKDFLATPAHFGNPIQLRFGFVFRF
- a CDS encoding biopolymer transporter ExbD; the encoded protein is MRLKQKVATRTNIPTASMSDIAFLLLLFFLVSTKFRKEIGFKVLLPEARATERIVKTENLARIYINSKGQISVDDFLVDPDGVTARFKLKVLENPGTVAYIKADKRVKYDYVDQVLEALRDAKAFRVIFATEFKKG
- a CDS encoding energy transducer TonB; protein product: MAEVEKRKFVKSSELMDEYPDNLARSVFLAEFILLILFLSVRGISVTPYQPKQVESTYVEAAGIEVAKEIEAPPPPKPKVTVQVTESTTGEGEEAEEVEIAPTTVFSELEAPPPAADTTVYDYAVVEVKPQYKKTVPPKYPELARKAGIEGLVWVLAIIGPDGKVRSATVAKTDNPIFNDAAIEAVMQFEFTPAIQQDRPVACKVLVPVRFQLR